ACACCTTTGTGAATTggagtcattcattcattcattcattcattaaaggtTTAAGAAGGaaatgaatgggctattccagatgtattccgcacccccctatagaagacatttaaaaaaatacaattccagctggaattgagatgtgtctagaattccagcagtcatttttagcaaagattccggctggagggtatggaagacattgagattaggtgaaactccggctgctaaaataaacgaaaaaacaagagtggggattgtgaaaggccatgatgtgcctatggaagacattcacatttcttaatattctggctggaaaatggtcaaaaatgctccaattccagcagaatcttcacttatgatcaccatctcgattaacctatgaaagacatttacttgaattctggctggaaacaaaaaatgttctaattccagctggaaccctatggaagacatttacatttacgtgaattccggctggccatattagacatattaccacaattccagcagtgtcttccatggggttttcctgacatgtgagttccggctgtcaatttagccccgaattccggaagtgtcttccatagggggggtgcggaatacatctggaatagcccaatgtatccAAACCGCATATCAAAAGAGGAATAAGACATTAGACAGAGACAGGGTGATAAGACAGGGAATAAGACAGGGTGATACAATATATCTGAAAATTTTCACACCTGTCATGGAAGAATTATTCAAAAATTTAGATCTACAACCGAACATAGACGGAGAATGGTTAACAGACCTAAGATTTGAAGACGATGTCGCATTAACAGCTACATCGCAGTTATAGAATATGGAGGTGCAACTAAATAGCTTGAACAAAGAGAGCAAGAAGATAGGACGGAATAAGCATTTGGACTTAATTAGGTTTTACTAATAAGTAAGCCACAAAATGAGTGTGTGTGCCAATTATGTTGCTTGTATCACCTTGAGTTCGATTGTGTCTCTAATCTGCACAACTTAAAGTCGAAAATGCAAGGAGAAGCGGAGCAACTGTCGGCGTTGCTggaaaatattgactgtaccagAGACAATGTAAGGCAATTTTTGGTTGAAGGTTGAATAAAGAAAAGTATTGTTTACTGAGAGGAAAACTACTAAATATCATTTTATATACTGGATTGCGACTCGCCCTTCTTCATTTCCTGGCCATTTGACCGGTTGAAACTTAAATgtcatagaaatattttaagcacggatttctaattctcactgcacggatttttaatctcactgcacgaacgtgccaggaggcacgttaaaatagcccctgtgttACAGACGCGCCGTACCAGTTCGTGATGGTGTCACCCCTACCGAAGCCAGACCTGGCAGTTGCCATCCTCCCGCCCCAGAAAATAGCAACAAGAACCTAGGAATCGTAGATTCAAACGACGTCAGAATAATGATACTGCTCAAACCATTCCTGTAGTCAATTTATCTAACCAAGTCTTAACTTACCCAACAGTGAATTTTCTGTCTAGGGGTCTGTCGTTCTGCATGCTCAACCCCTCCCAGGTACAGCAACAACACACTTAACACAGATATAGAAGCCTTCTACCGACGTTTGCGATTGAAATAACACTTCCACGATCAACCTTCTGACTCTCCGCTTCCACGTTTCAAGAAGAAGAGCTTGTGGACTCCACCTCCTGATAAAGAGGCAGCCCTAGAGGCCTACATTCTAGGCGTCAGTCGCGAAGTTACAGGCAGATTAGGGAACCGCGAGGGGCACTGTTATGGTCCCAGCATATGCCATCATTTTCATGCATGTTTTGGAGTCTTGTATTTGACATGCATGTCCGTTGACCCCCTCAGTTTGGTGGCGATACATCGACATACATTTTCTTTATTTGGCAACACTCAGAGGATGAACTTGACAGGTTTATATGCTCCCTCAACAGCGCCTACCCAACCATCAAGTTCACCTCTGAGCGCTCCAAAGATCACACCAACTTTCTTGATGTGTCCATCTCCAAACACCCTGATGGCACTCTCCACTCTGACCTGTACTGAAAACCCACAGATATGCATCAATATCTGCTCCCCTCCCGCTGCCACCCACCACACATCTGTAAGAACATCACTTACAGCCAAGCTTTGCGCCTCAGGCGTATCTGCTCTTCTGATGTTGTCTTCCAACATCGACCATCTGAGCTTGTTGATCACCTTAAAAATCGGAAATACAAGAAGAAAGTTGTCTCCACTCAGAAAGCCAAGGCTGCAGCACGTGCCATCCCTCGTGAACAAACCTTGACCTATAAGGATAAGGAGAAGAATAACAAGAGAGTTCCTCTGGTCACTACATTTCACCCTGAACTTCCCAAACTAGGCAATAAAACACATCCACCCTGCACCTCTCACCAAAGCTCCAGGATGCAGTACCTGATCCCccggtgatcatggtgattgcgTATCGCCGTCCTAGGAACTTGAGAGACCTCCTCGTTTCAACCCGCCTCAAACCTATGGTTTCCGATGCACCCTCACAAGCTAGCTGAATGTAGCCCTTGCAACAAACCATGCAAGGCCTGTGCTTTTCGTCACAGTGTGAGCCAGCCtcaatcaatcgcattatcgtgttcactctggCGTAGCTTGGGCCCGTTCGTTTAGAACGTTCTAAATGACCCCTCGACTGTCAACTAAAAggaatttattataattaaaaacaaatctaATAAATTAATCATATACGTGGCTCATTTATGGTACAACTGGTGACTGTTTGCGCGAGGACACTACTGAGGTGCGGCGCTCATATGTCTTAAAACGTGTATCGTTGTCTCAACGCCCTTATTAGCTGAAGGTCTTTGGCTTTCTTGACCATCTCAATTGAAACTCACTGGCCATTGGTGGTTTAGTACATACTAGTATACGGAATTGGTCGTTTGTTTGGTGAAAACAAGTCCGTTTGCTCCGTTTGTAAAAGCTTGTAAACAAATAACAACTGAAAGATATGTCAGCAGCTACTTACGTGACTGATGTTTCCACAACCGGCTTATCGGTGAATGAAACATGGGATTTTAGCGAATATAATGTTACCTCTCATCCGACAATGCCACCATCAacttcgatatatataccatacGCTGTTGTCATGGCTGTTATGTCTTGTGTTGGCGTAACCGGTAATCTTTTCATCATAGGAGCAGTTATAGTGAACAACAAATTGCATAAATTACCTAACATCTTCATTATAAATCTAGCCATTGCTGATTTATTAGTTACAAGTTTGGTACAACCATTTGCCATTGTTGGAGTTCTTAACAAAGAGTTCTTATTCCAGCGTCCAGGGTTATGTGAAATGCTTGGTTCTGTTGTCCTTACATGTTGCGGTTGCTCCATTTGGACGATTATGGGAATCGCTATGAATCGATACATCTTTATATGTCATTTCAAACGATACCGTGATATATACAACCGACGTACTGCGCCATTTATACTTGCGTATTTGTGGCTTATGGGTTTTGTTATTGATGCTCCAAATTATTTTGGTTGGGCAGGCCATGGATACGACACCAAGGGACAAGTTTGTTCCTACCTATATTACAAGAGTTATACCTACACTCTCTATGTCATTTTCTTGGGAGCGGTTTTCCCTATGATCGTTGTACCATATTGTTATCTCCGAATTTACCTTCTAGTAAGGAAATCAAGCAAAAATTTAAAGCAGAACTCTGATGTTATTATATTCAATCGGCGTAATAAGGACAGAAAAACTTTAAGAGTTGTTTTCACGATCTGGGCAGCATTCATGATTATGTGGTTACCTTTTACCATATATGGTACGTTTGATTTCCATGGTAACTGGCCTCGTGGACCTCTGATGTTTGCCAATTTATTTGGTTTCTCCAACAGCTCCATTAATTCCATTATTTACGGGGTCATGAATAAAGACTTCCGTGAAGGTTACACCAAAGTACTCAAGAAGATCCTCTTTTGCCCCAGACTGACAGTTCATGTTGGAAACGTATCAAATATGTCAAGTGCAAGCGCTAGTAACTCACTCAGAAATCAACGTATCGAATTAAGCGTAATTTCAGGTTAATGAAAAGATGCCAGCTACAGAGCTGAGTAGGGCGTATATTTGTGCTTACTTAAggctaaaaaaatatgtttggttgcccttaactgaccgacccaaaaaatttgaaatcttgtgtcgttttttttatatataaacttttttagaaagaaaccttaaatttggacagaatcaaggactttcatatttgttattcactcattttatttattaaatgcatatttgattgatttccatttaaatccagtccaaaaacacataatttttttACCAtcaaatgatcaagcatttgtcaatactagccttttcaaaatggaggaaaaatcgaagaagagtccatgaaaaaaaaaggatcgacctacCGACTCTCCATATTTTTGtctcggaagggcaaccaaacaattattTTGGACCTAATATGGGACGCTTACATGTATACCATTATGGAATATAACTCAAGTGAACTGGAGGAAACTCAGGAATGGCTCGGAAAGTTGGCAAAATAACTTACGAACCCATTTGTTACTTGTGTTCAAGAACTTTCTGTACTTTTAAGAACTGTGACCTTTATGCATCCGTTCACTCACCTGATTCTTCACACAGTTTCAGTTCAACAGAAATTGTAAATGCTTATTGAAACATGAAATTAAGATGAATAAATCGAATATAATATATCAGGCATGGATTTAAACTCTCATTCTCAAACAGCGAAAAGCAGGTTTTTACTGTCTTTACTGTTTGCTGTGACTTTGATTGTACTAAGGGTTAAATAAGTGCATGTAACAGTTCTCAATGTTGGTTGGGATGAGGCCTTTATCAAAAGCAATTCTTGTTCAGCAATTCTTGTCCCAATTTCAGAACGAGGTAATTACCAATTTCAGAACGCGCTAATTTCCGATCTCTTCTGATCCATCTCAGCCAATCAGATTGAGAGATTGAGTGGCATGAGGATCGAATTTGGGGAAACGCGAAAGCATGAGTGAAATTCATTCTCGTGAAAATCAGACGCGCTACGCTACGAGTTGGGGCTTGAGCAACTTGCTCTGACTGGTTATACATTTTCATATGATtctgagacaagaataccaaaaTTTGTCTCAGATATGATTTGACTCCGGACATGCCCATATAGTCTATTGGCTTACGTGATATTTTTCAtctttgtcaaatttttgggtagat
This DNA window, taken from Amphiura filiformis chromosome 16, Afil_fr2py, whole genome shotgun sequence, encodes the following:
- the LOC140172481 gene encoding melatonin receptor type 1B-B-like; this translates as MSAATYVTDVSTTGLSVNETWDFSEYNVTSHPTMPPSTSIYIPYAVVMAVMSCVGVTGNLFIIGAVIVNNKLHKLPNIFIINLAIADLLVTSLVQPFAIVGVLNKEFLFQRPGLCEMLGSVVLTCCGCSIWTIMGIAMNRYIFICHFKRYRDIYNRRTAPFILAYLWLMGFVIDAPNYFGWAGHGYDTKGQVCSYLYYKSYTYTLYVIFLGAVFPMIVVPYCYLRIYLLVRKSSKNLKQNSDVIIFNRRNKDRKTLRVVFTIWAAFMIMWLPFTIYGTFDFHGNWPRGPLMFANLFGFSNSSINSIIYGVMNKDFREGYTKVLKKILFCPRLTVHVGNVSNMSSASASNSLRNQRIELSVISG